The genomic stretch CAGATCTCAAAATTCTCCTGGGATACCGTATAGTCTTTGACGGTCAATACGGGCTGGATGGAATTGCTCTGACAGGCAGGGCAGACGGTGTACTGAACAATAGAAGGATGGCTCATAAAAGGCTTTGGAAAATAGATCAGTGATTGGCCTTTTCGATGGTTTGCTGGTTACCCAGCGAGGCAGCATTAAATCCATTTTTATAAAAATGGAAAAAGATAGCACTTCCGGCAACGGCGGCAATGATCAGCGCATAGATCCACCAGGCATCGCGCACCCGCTCAGATTCTTCCCATGGATAAACGGTCTCCCCGGCTGGATGCAACTCACGTGTCACTTCTTTATCCCCCACCAGCATGGTAGCCTGGGCGTGCTGGTGTACCACCCGGTTAGCAGGTGCAGGCTGCAAAGAAGATGCCACGGCCCCTGCCGCTTCAAAAACAATATCGCCCGAATGGTCAATTTTCAGGGTGCCGATACCGGCCCAGTCTTCCTGCTGGTCAACCCGCAGGCGGTTACGCAGCTGGTAAGCCCATTCATTGTACCATTTGATGGCTTCGTAATCCGCTATATCTTTTTGCTGCGCCAGGTAGGTGAAAAACTCCTTGTCAGGCGCATCGAAATATTTATCAAAACGGTAGTGGTAACTGGGTGGCAGGATCTGCTTGTTCACAAAGTCCGTCTGCGCGGGGATCCGCTCCACGTAAATGGTGCCCAGCCCTGGAATGCTGATACTTTTATGCTGCAATAAGTAACTGGTGAGCACTTCTTCCGTCATGTTCCTTAATTAATAGTGCGAAACAACAGCATTTTGCCCGATAAATCAAATATTCAGACCGGGACTTAGCCCCTGTTAGCCCTTTCTCTGGTCGCTTTTAGCCCCTCCCCTGCTGCGGACGCCTATCGCTGGTTGAAGGAATAGGTGATACCCCCTAAAATATTGAAGCCAAACACCTCGTACTGGTGCCAGCGTTCATATTTGTTATTGAGGATATTGTTCATCTGTACCCAGAGGTTGAAGTTGCGGGTAATGCGGAATTCCACACCGGCATTGAGGTCAAAACCGGTATCCCCTTTATAGTCGGACCCGTCCTTTCCACGGTATTTGGCCCCATCCCATACCCACAGTTCGGAACGCAGCATCAGGTCTTTAATGATCTGCCAGTGCATGCCGGCATTCAGCTCCACCGGGATCATGCCCCAGGCTTTGTTCTCACCCTCCACTTTGGAGAAAGAGTTATAAGTGAACCCGGCAGTGGCGCCAAATTGTTCACCGATATTATAGGCCGCTTCACTGTGCAGCTGGAATACATCCAGTTTGGCCGCATTGCGGACCAGGAAGGTCTTACCGTCATTGTCGTCATTTACAAAAAGCGGCATATTGTGGTAGCGCAGGAAACCGATCTTGGTAGAATAGCTGAAATGATTGCCCACAGAGCCTTTCAGGCCGGCATATCTTTCCGTGATCCTGGTATTGAGCAGGCTATCGGGTTGCGCCAGCCAGGGGTTGATGCCCGCAAAACGCTGGTAGGACCCTTTCTGGTAATAGCCGATCCAGCCCAGCTGCAGGGTCAGTTGTTTATCGCTGGTGGTCACATCGGCCATGATATTGGGCAGCATATGGAACTCCTTCCGGTCCCAGGAAGGCAGGATACCTCCATGGATATACAGGTTGCTGGACTTGTATTGCAGGGCTGTATTGACCAGGTAGAGATTGTTCTTCTCATCCACATTCTTTAAGGTGCCGTTGCCTTCCCGCTGGTAATTGGTGAGGTCGGCGGTAGCGCCCAGGTTAAAAGTGAAATCGTCCCCGAAGCTTTTTTCCAGGGGCACATTCAGCACGGTATTGGTCTCCGTTCCGCGGGGATCATGGTTATCCCGGAAAACGCTGACCTTAAGGTTGGGGCGATAGGTAAGCCCGAATTCAGTAGGCTCAGTATTTCGGAAATCCACTTTGCCTTCCAGGGTCTGGAACCGCTGGCGCAGGTCGCTCTTGCTATACTGCAGCGTAGTGGGCTGAAAACCGTAGAGATAATAATCATCGCTGCTGAAACCAATTTTACCGTTCAGCTCATGCTTATTGGCGGTTTTATAGGTGCCGGCCACGCCCACGCTGGTGAGGCTGTTCTTCTGAAAATCCTTGCTTCCCTTGGAAGTATAATGATCAACAAAAATGTTGAAGAAAGTACTTTGCCCGTCGCCAAAGCTGAAACCCGCTTTTACATAGGGCTGGTGAACATTGCCGATACCCAGCTTGATAAAATTACTGTACTGCCAGGCGGACACTGAATCCATCTGCAGGGCCATCGGTTTCAGCTCTGCGGGCTGGTAGGTAAAGAAAAGGTTCTGTACCGGGATGGCGTAGTTCAGCCGCGGCCTGGTGGTGTCCACTACCGGTGGCGCAGCATTGAAGTTGATCTTGGCCGCTTCATGCAGTACCGGTTTGAAAGTGGAAGTAATATCAATGGTCTTGCGTTTGGTAGTATCCTGCGCCTGCACGCCGAAGCCCGCTGCGCCACAGATACCTGCCAGTACAAATTTCAATATCAGTTGCTTATTCATTGCTGATTGAATTCAGTTTTTTGAAAATGCACACTATCTGTGCCCTCTGTCGCTCGTCTTTGTCGCCGGCCTCTGTCGCTCGCCTCCGGCGAGTGACTGCTATTCCATCGCCTCCGGCGATCCTCCTGCTGTTATTCTACCTTACTGTTCTTCTTCTCTTCTTCTATAGTAGCTTTCAGCTTAGTCTCCGCTTCCTGCCGCAGCGCCTCCATCTTGGCGTTATCTACCACACTCTGGAAAGTGGCTTTGGCATTGAAGTAGTCCTTCTGTTTGAAATAAACATCACCCAGCAGGATATAAGCTTTGGTCACCCATTCCTCGTAAGAGCCGGATTTATTGATCACTTCAAAAGCTGCTTTTTCTGCATCGGCCATGCGGTTCTGCGCCATCTGGCAGGCTGCAATCTCATACCTGGCTTCAGCGCCATAGGCAGCCTTGCTCAGCCCGGCAGCAATACGGTAGGTGGTGATAGCCTGATCATATTCGCCGGCTGTCTGCTGTGATTTGGCAATAGCCATATTGGCCATCACTTTATCATCTGTACCAATCCCTTTCTGGTTCAGCAGCTCACGGGCATTGGCCATAGCGGCTGTCCATTGCTGCAGTTGGTACTGGCTGCGCAGCAGGCCGCGCATGGCTTCCAGCTTATTCTCCTGGGAGGTGGCAAAATCCTTCAGACGGGTGAAGTATTTCTCGGCCTTCTCATAATTTTTCAGGTCAAAGAAATTGAGCCTTGCTGCCAGCAGCAGGGATTTTTCTCCATATTTATGCGGCACCCGATCCGCCAGCAGTTCATAACCGGCTGCGGCTTTGACCCAGTCCTTCTGGTTATAATAGATCTCACTCTTATAATACAGGGCTTCCAGGCTATGACGGCCCTGGGGGAATGCCGCGATGTACTCTTCAAACTCTTTGGCTGCAGCAGGGAAATTACCGTTGTTGAACTGCACTTCCGCTTCTTCGTAGGACAGATCGTCCTCCTGGTTGCCGGACACTTCCTTACCCATAGAGCGGGCAAAGCTGACATACTCACCTGATTTGCCCTGCTCCACATAGATCACACGGGCATTTTCCAGGGCATCGGCCGCTTCTGTGGAATTGGGATATTGCTTCAGCAATGCAGTATAACTGTTCAGTGCTTCGGCATTGTTGTCCATATTATAATAAGCAATGCCCAGCTTCAGGTAAGCCGTAGGCTTCAACCCGGAATTGGGATCACTCACCACGTTCTTGAGGTAAGGAATGGCTTCCCGGAACTGCTCATCCACCAGGTAGGTATTGGCAATCTCCATATTGGCGTCTGCCAGCAGACCGGAGCCCGGATATTTGCGCGACAGACCGGAGAGCAGGCTGATCTTTTCCTTGCCGCTGTTAGCGCCTGCTATCATCGCTTTCTGGAAAGTGGCATAGTCGCTGGCGGGCCAGGAGAAGGACAGCACCTTATCGTACATGACCTGTGCTTTCTTGTATTCCCGGTTCATATAATAGCAGTCGGCGCTACGCAACCAGGCATCCTGCTGCAGGGCCGATGCATTGACCACGGGGTTGCTGACCACCTGTTCAAAATTGGTCAGGGCCTGGCGGTAATTCTCTTTTTTGAGGTATGCGTAACCCAGGTTATACCGGGCATTGGTAACATTCACTTCACCATTGGCCGCGCTGCTTTTCAGGTAATCATTGAAATAGCGGATGGCATCGTCCAGTTTACCCAGGCGGTAGGCCACTTCCCCTTTCCAGAACTGCACATAGGGCAGCACGCTGGCGTTGTCCGGCTGTGTTTCAGCACGGGTCAGCAATTCATTGGCGCCAACCAGCATACCGTCATTCACCAGCTCGGTGGCCCTGCCGTACAGGATACGGGGATAGAGCCGGCGGGCATTGGCCGAAGGGGACTGGAGGCTTTCCAGCAACGATAAGGCGTCCTTGTAATTATTGGTATTGGCCAGCACACTGATCAGGAGTTCTTTGGCCTCTACATTGTAACTGGATTGCGGATAGGCCTGCAGGAATTTCTGTAATTCCGTAAGGGCCACATCCTGGTAGCCCAGCTCAAAGGAGAGCTTGGCATAATTGAACTGGGAGATCTCTTTCTGTGCGGCATTGCTGCTGTTGGAAGCGCAGATCAGGAAGGCATTGCGGGCATTTGTTTTCTGGCCTGTTTTCAGGTAAGCATCCCCCAGCAGGTACATGGCGTTCTGCGCCAGGGAATCTTCTTTGCCGCTGATCTGTTTGAAACCATCAATGGCCTTATCCAGCTGACCGGCCTGGTACTGGCAATAGGCCAGCTCGTACAGGTCTTCCCGGCGAACCTTGGTAGATTTGCTGACATAGGTTTCCAGGTATGGCAGCGCTTTGGCAAATTCTTTTTTCTCAAAATAGGCATGCCCCACAATCTGGCGCATTTCCAGGTCGTAGTACAGGTTGCCGCGTTTCAGTTTATTTTCCGCATACTCAAGGGCTTTATCTTTCTGGCCCAGTGAATAATAAATATTGGCAATATAATAAGGCACTACCTGACCATAATTGGGATGGTCTTCTACTATGGAGAAGGCATCCAGGGCTTCCCGGTATTTTTTATCGTTGAAAGAAAGGAAGCCATAGTAATAATTGGCGTCAATGTAATTGGGATCGTCCTTCATTTGCCGGATGGCGTCAAAAAGGGGCTTCGCCTTATCAAATTGTTTGGCCGTGAAATAGGCGTATCCCTGGTGGAACTTCATATCGGCAATCTCGCGGTTGGTGAGGTTGTCGATATTGGCCGCTTCGTACAGCCCGATCGCATTCGGGTAATCCTGCTGCCGGAAATAATATTCGGCCAGGTGGAAGCTCATCATCTGCACCCGGGCGGCATTGTCCTCCAGGTCAATAAAATCACGGGCTTTAGCTACCGCACCACCTTCATTCTGCTTGAGGGCGCAAACGATGGTGTAGTAGTTGACCTCCTGGGTCTGGATGGCAGGATTGCTGCGGTCCGGTTCCCGTTGCTGTAACTGCAGGTCCTTGAACAGGGGATATGCCAGGCTGTATTGCTCGCGCTGGAAAAAATCTTTAGCCTGTTTAAAAGTACCCTGGGGATCATTGAGAAAACGGGACTGCTGGGCTATAGCGCCATGCACAACCCCTGAAAGGATAAAAAAGAGAGTTATTTTTTTCATTCCAATATCCGTTTGAAAAAAGCACATGAACAGAAAAGAGACGCCACAAGGCCCTTTTGCTTTCGCTGGAACGTGGTAAAGATTATATTTATTTTACCCTTGACCAAACATCGTTCCAAACAGGTGTGAATAAGTGCAAGGATTAACAATTCTTTTTCTTTATAAAATGCAAATGCAAAACCATTATTTTTGACGCCAAACTTCTACCTCTATGAGCAAACTAATGTCTACCAGTTACACCACCGGCGCTTTCAACCTCGCTACCCTGCTGATGCGTATTGGATTTGGTGGCCTGATGATGAACCACGGTTACCAGAAGCTGGTCAATTTTGCCGCTATAAAACCCAAATTCATGAATTTCCTCGGCATGGGCCAGGGCATGTCCCTGGGACTGGTTGTATTTGCAGAATTCTTCTGCGCCCTGCTTATCATCATTGGTCTGTTCTCCCGGCTGGCCGCTATTCCCATTGTTATTGTACTGTCCGTTGCCCTCTTCAAGGCGCATAAAGGACTGGTATTTGGCGAAGGTGAAATGGCAGCACTTTTCCTCACCGGCTTTATCTGCCTGCTGATCACCGGTCCCGGCAAGATCAGTGTGGACGGCATGAGCGGCAAATAATATTGATCCATGTTCATTACAGAGACCCCTATCCGGGTGCGGTATGCTGAGACCGACCAGATGGACGTAGTGTACCACGGTAACTACGCGCAATATTTTGAAGTGGCCCGTGCTGAATCCATCCGGCAGCTGGGCTTTACCTATAAGGATATGGAAGCAGCAGGCGTCATTATGCCTATTGTGGAGCTGCAATGCAAGTACCTGCGGCCCGCACATTATGACGACCTGCTCACCATTAAGACCATCCTCAAAGAATTACCGGCCGATCACCGGATAGAGTTTCACCAGGAGGTCTACAATGAACAGGGCCGGTTGCTGACAGTGGGCCGGGTGGTCCTGTATTTCCTGCTGTCGGCCACCAAAGAAAAGACCACTATGCCGGAAAACCTGCGACAGCAGTTATTACCCTATTTTTGATGTATTGCTGTTCTCCGCCGACGGCGGAGAACAAAAGATCATTTGAGGACATCCAGCACCCGGTACATTTTCTTCACCACCTCCCCTGCTGACCCGTCATAATTATTGACGATAATGGCAAAACTATATTGTTTCCCTGCCCGGGAGGTATGATACCCTGCATAAGCACGGGCGCCACCAAAGGAACCGCTCTTCATCTTCATCCCATTGTATTCCGGCAACGCCTGGTAAAAAGCATCCTGCCAGGGCCTCGTACGCGCATACTGCAATACACGTACCAGTGCATCCGCCGTTACCCGGTTCATAGGCGATAGCCCGCTCCCATCCATCAGCTGCATAGCGCCCGCATCAATACCCTGTTCCGTCCAGAAGCTTTTTACTATTTCAATACCGGCATTGTTTTCGCCCAAACCTTTCTTTGTATAGGCCATTGTGCGCAACAGGGATTCACCGTACAGGTTAATGCTCTTGCGCAGGAACCAGTAGGTAATGGCCGACAGTGCAGGAGAAGACAGTTCACCCAGTACCTGCTGCATAGCGGGCCAGGATTCAGCAGGGGTCTTATCTATATAAAAGAGGGGCCGGCCGGCAATGGGGATACCTGCTGCTGTCAGTGCGCCTTCCAGCTCATTGGCAAATAAAAGGGCCGGATGCGGCAACGCACCGGCAATACTGAACGCAGCTCCCGGCGGCACCGTGCCCTGGGTAAAACCGCGAGGACTATAAGGCGACAAGTAGATATAGCCATTGTCGCCACTGCCCTTTTTCCCCGTCCTGATCTCATTCACCAGGTCGGTGGCGGCCAGCGCCGGGTCCGTACCGCTGATCTGTGTGGGCGCTCCTTCTGCATTGCCTGTTTTTAACAACAGGGTATACTGGTTCTCATTCCAGTTGAGGCCCCAGCAGCCTGCCCCATAATAATTACCGATATCATCCCAGATCCAGCCACCGGGTAAGGGCTGGATAGAAAAAGCAGTATCATTAATATATAAGGAGCCCTCAATACGCCGGATATTTTTTTCGCGGAGCAGGTCGCAGATCTGCTGCAGTACATAATTCCTGCCCGTCTCTTTCCATCGGTTACTACCCAGGGTAGGATCGCCATACGCAAGGATATGCAGGTTACCCTGCAGCAGGCCGTTCTCCAGCCGGCCGTCATACCCGATCACCGTCTTATAACGGAAAGTGGGCCCCAGCTGCTCCAGGGCTGCAGCGGCCGTGAACAGTTTTTGTGTACTGGCAGGCGCCAGTCCCACCTGTTCATTCCGCCCGTACAGCTGCTTTCCCGTGGCTGCATCCACCACACAGAAACCTACCAGCCCATGCCGCAGCTGCGGATCGGCTTCCAGCACACGCAGGGCCTGCGTCAGCCGGTCCGTTACAGATTGCGCCTGCACCGATGATAAGCCTGCCAGCAAGAGAAGAGTTATCCAACGCATAACAAAAATTTACGGCCCAAAATACGCATATTGTAAAATATCGGGCAGCTGATCGGTATCATCAGGCACTTTCACCAGAATAGTTACCTTTACCCGAATATTGACGACTATGCAGCAGGTGTATGCCTCTATTATTACTATAGGTGATGAGTTGTTGATTGGACAGGTAGTAGATACCAATAGCGCCTGGATGGCGCAGGAACTCAACAAAGCCGGCATCTGGCTCAAGCGAAGAGTGGCAGTGGGAGATGTGAAAGAAGAGATTGTCCGCGCCCTGGATGAACAAAGCAAGGATACCCATATCATCCTGCTCACCGGTGGATTGGGCCCCACCGCCGATGATATCACCAAACCCGTACTGAACGATTATTTTGGTGGTCAGCTCCTGACAGACACTGACACCCTCGCTTTTATCACCCATCTTTTTGAAAAGATCTATCAGCGTCCCCTTACCCAACGCAATATTGAACAGGCCACCGTGCCCGATGTCTGTACCGTGCTGCCCAACAAACGCGGCTCAGCACCCGGTATGTGGTTTGAAAAGGACGGACGCATATTTGTATCCCTGCCCGGCGTGCCGCACGAGATGAAAGGCCTGATGGAGAAAGAAGTGCTGCCCCGCCTGAAACAATATTTCACCATGCCGTCCATTGATCACCGGACGCTATTGACTGCCGGCATCGGGGAATCCTACCTGGCGGACGTCATCCAGTCCTGGGAACAGCAACTGCCAGCCCACCTGAAGCTGGCCTACCTGCCCCATTACGGTATGGTGCGCCTCCGCATCACGGGCTCGTCCACTGATGCAGCGGCCTTACAGCAGGACCTGGACCGGGAATTTGCCACCCTTAAAGAACTGGTGGCTGCCTGGCTGGTGATTGACCGGGATATTCCCCTGCAACAGGCCATTGGTGAATTACTCAAAGCCCGTAACAAGAGCATGGGTACCGCAGAGAGCTGCACCGGCGGCTATATTGCCCACCTGGTAACCAGCATAGCCGGTTCCAGTGAGTATTTCAAAGGCAGTGTTGTGAGTTATGCCAATAAAGTGAAACAGGAGCTGCTGGGGGTGACAAGGGATACCCTGGCCACCCAGGGAGCCGTAAGCGAAGCCACGGTCCAGCAGATGGTGGCCGGCGCCTTGCAGTCCCTGCAAACAGATTATGCCATTGCCACTTCCGGTATTATGGGACCGGGCGGCGGCAGCGCGGAAAAGCCCGTTGGCACCGTCTGGGTAGCCGTCGGCAACCGCGAAAAGACAGTGACACAGTTATTTAATTATCGGTTCGACCGGCAAAGGAATATAGAAATGACGGCTATCAACAGCCTCAACCTGCTCAGAAAATTCATTATCGAGCACGGTTAGGCGAACAGTTGTTAGCAAAATCTATTACCTTTGGCCCGATTGGAGCCATATAACCTGAAACAAACATTAAAACCTGCATTGCACTATGGCAGTTGTTGACTTGATAATGCCTAAACTCGGGGAAAGTATTATGGAAGCCACCGTTCTGAAGTGGCACAAGAAACCCGGTGATACGGTGAAAATGGATGAGACCGTCCTGGAAATTGCTACCGACAAGGTAGACAGCGAGGTTCCCTCCACCGCCGAAGGCGTAATTGAAGAGCTTCTTTTCAAAGAAAATGATGTGGTAGCTATTGGCACCGCCATTGCCCGCATCCGCACCGGCGCCGCTGAGGCCGCCAATGGCCAGGAAGCCACACCGCCTCCCGCCGCCACTGCACCCGCCCAGCCCGTACAGCAGCCTGCCGCTGCTGCAGTTCCTGCAGCCAGCGCACCCGCAGTACAGCACCAGGCCCCCGCTGCCAGTGCCGCCAGCATCAGCAGCAATCGTTTCTATTCTCCCCTCGTGCTCAATATCGCCGCCAGCGAAGGCGTCAGCATGAGCGAGCTGGAAACGATGCCCGGCTCCGGCAATGAAGGCAGAGTGACCAAGAAGGATATCCTTCAATATGTTGAGGCCCGGAAGAATGGCAAAGCACCCGCAGCTTCCCAGCCCACGGTCATCAGCCAGCCTGCAGCCGGCAGCGCTCCTGCCACTACTCACCACCAAATGCCCGCCTGGAGCGGCAATGCCGAGATCGTGGAAATGGACCGCATGCGCAAGCTGATTGCAGAGCACATGGTCCGCAGCGTTCAGATAAGCCCGCATGTGACCAGCTTCTCCGAGGCTGATGTCACCAACCTGGTACTCTGGAGGGAACGCGTGAAAAAACAGTTTGAGAAAAGAGAAGGCGAAAAGCTCACTTTCACCCCGCTGTTTGTGGAGGCTATCGTCCGCTGCATCAAAAAATATCCCTGGCTCAACAGCAGCCTGGACGGCAACCGCATCATTATTAAAAAAGATATCAATATCGGTATGGCCGCCGCCCTGCCCAGCGGTAACCTGATTGTCCCGGTGATCCGCAATGCCGACCAGCTCAACCTGGTAGGGCTCACCAAACAGGTGAACACCCTGGCCAATGCCGCCCGCAACAATAAACTGAAACCGGACGATACACAGAACGGCACTTTCACCCTCACCAACGTAGGCACCTTCGGCAGCCTGATGGGCACCCCCATCATCAACCAGCCGCAGGTGGCTATCCTGGCCGTGGGCACTATCAAGAAACGCCCTGTAGTCATTGAGACCGAACAGGGTGACGCCATTGCCATCCGGCATATGATGTATCTCTCCATGTCCTATGACCACCGCATCATTGACGGCGCCATGGGCGCTACTTTCCTGAATGCCGTGGCCAAGGAACTGGAAAACTTCAACCCCGACCGCGAGATCTGAACGCTGCCACCCGCAGCCCCGGACAGCGGCCAGGTTATCCCACAGTAGTTTGTGTTACTTGCTATAAAATGGTAAGCCCCTCTTCCGGAGGGGCTTTTTTATGGTACTTCTCTTTATACTCACTCATGATATTTTTCAGCATCTGTTCTTTTTCCGCCCTTTCTGAAAGAAATGATAAATCTGATCCGGGCTTTTAACGCATCATTTTTTTTCGTAAATTCAGTATGCACCGCTCAACCAAAACGCATACGTTATGAAAACACTATCAGAAACCTGGTTTGCCGACGGGTATATCGACTTCGAGCTGAAGAAGTATACCCTGCTGGCCTATTTACAGGAAGTGAACAAGTATTTCAACGAGAACAAACTCTACCCCCACCTGGGCGATGTGATCTTTCACTACAATAACCTGGTGGCCCTGCGTGAGAACAAGAAATACCTGCAAGAACAGTTTCCCAAAACCCTGACCGGTATCCAGCTGGAAAAGCTACAGCTGCTCTACGAGCAGATCATCGATGACAGCGAACTGATGCAGGAACTGGAAGACATCCTCCAGTACTCCGCCAAAAAATTCAAGAAAGCCATTACCAACGGTACCGAGATCTACGAATTTGTAGAAGGCAAACTCAGCATCGCCCCTATCGGCCTGGTGCCCCTGGATATCAACGAGGGCTATTTCTTCCTGACTGAAGGCACCCGCCGCTTCACCCGCGTGTACCAGTACCGGCTCAGCATCTATGAAAAGCACGATGAAAAATACCGCTCCATCAAAACAGAATACGTGGACAGCTGGCAGCACACGTTTGTAAATACCTACGAGAATATCAAAACAGAGTTGCTGCGCGTAAAACGCGACCTGCCGAACCCGGCCGTTTATTCTATTGAAACGGGCTTCAGCTTCCCGCTCAATGAAACCTTATTGCCCATTGCCAAACGCAGCCTGGTGAGGTATATCAGTACCGCGGCTTAAATTCTTATTAGCAGGCATAAAAAAAATAATTGAGATCAATTATGGCCAGAGTAATGTTAGCGTTATTAGAGCGCTAAGCGATATATTGCAATTATTCCTGACCAGGTAGTCAATCTTTTTTTAAAGGCGCTTAAGTCCATGAGTAAAACTTTAAAAATCATTCTACTTCCTCAGCAAGGTTACCTAACTTACTATTGAGTTTTCAATCTCTCCAAATAATTCCTCAATATTTTCCGATGTCACTACCTTAGTGTTAGTACCCGGATAATTTTCAGTAAATGTTTGCGGGAAGCGAGCTTTTTGCTTATGATTCCATTTTATTTCAAAAGCGGATATTTGTTGGCCATCCTCTTCAATCAGATCAATTTCCTGTTGCTGAGTTGTACGCCAAAAATATTGTCGTATGTCCTTATTGGAATAGCGCAGGTATTTAACTCTCTCCATGATCACAAAATTTTCCCATAACGCACCTACATCCGAACGGGATGATAAAGTCCGGAAGTCATTGATAATAGCATTCCGGATACCACAATCATAAAAGTATATTTTTTTCCCTTTTTTGATCTCGTTTCTAACGTTCCTGCTAAAAGCAGGAAGTCGGAATATGACAAATGCTTTTTCCAGCAGATCGATATATTTTTCAACGGTTTTGTTATCACTTCCTACCGTCTGGCTTAATTCATTATAACTCACCTCGCTCCCCAGTTGCAAAGCAAGTGCCCTCAACAACTTTTCCAGTAGCGCTGGCTTATTAATTTGCTCAAGCATTAATAGGTCTTTATAGAGGTAACTGTTGGCCAGCAATTTCAACAACTCTTTTTCTTCTCCTCTTTTGGTAACAATTTCCGGATAGTATCCGTAAATCAGGCGATGCTCCAACAATCTTTTTTCTTCCAAAAGGCCATGATGCTGCACCATTTCACTGAAGGATAAGGGGTAAAGCATAAATTCATACTTTCGGCCTGTAAGTGGTTCATTAACCTTGCTTGACAATTCGAAGGCCGATGAGCCGGTTGCAATAACCTGAACATCTTTTATCTGATCCGTGATTAACTTTAGTGTTAATCCGATATTCGGGATACGTTGAGCTTCGTCGATGAACAAAATCTTTTTAGCACCAATTAAAGCCTTTAATCTGGTAGCAGTGGTATTTGAAAAAAGATCACGCACATCAGCATCGTCTCCACTTACATGCAGTACAGCGTCTGCATGATCCGCCAAAATGGATTCCACAAGGGTAGATTTTCCGGCTTGGCGGGGGCCTAATATCAACGCAGCTTTTCCTTTAAATAGCCTCTCCTTAATCACTTTATGAAGTAAACGGGATATCATTCCTTTCATTTAATTCCCTAAATTATATAATATTTTTGGATTTAAGTCAAATAATTATTTCATTTACATACATAAATAATTATAAATTAAATCTATTCTTGTAATAGTACTTTAATCATATTATTTACACTCTCATATAAAAAGGGAAGCCGCAATGCAGTACATCGCGGCTTCCCTTTTTATATGCGTTATTTTATAATCCCCATTCAATGCCTTTCTCCGTT from Candidatus Pseudobacter hemicellulosilyticus encodes the following:
- a CDS encoding dihydrolipoamide acetyltransferase family protein, whose product is MPKLGESIMEATVLKWHKKPGDTVKMDETVLEIATDKVDSEVPSTAEGVIEELLFKENDVVAIGTAIARIRTGAAEAANGQEATPPPAATAPAQPVQQPAAAAVPAASAPAVQHQAPAASAASISSNRFYSPLVLNIAASEGVSMSELETMPGSGNEGRVTKKDILQYVEARKNGKAPAASQPTVISQPAAGSAPATTHHQMPAWSGNAEIVEMDRMRKLIAEHMVRSVQISPHVTSFSEADVTNLVLWRERVKKQFEKREGEKLTFTPLFVEAIVRCIKKYPWLNSSLDGNRIIIKKDINIGMAAALPSGNLIVPVIRNADQLNLVGLTKQVNTLANAARNNKLKPDDTQNGTFTLTNVGTFGSLMGTPIINQPQVAILAVGTIKKRPVVIETEQGDAIAIRHMMYLSMSYDHRIIDGAMGATFLNAVAKELENFNPDREI
- a CDS encoding ATP-binding protein, whose protein sequence is MKGMISRLLHKVIKERLFKGKAALILGPRQAGKSTLVESILADHADAVLHVSGDDADVRDLFSNTTATRLKALIGAKKILFIDEAQRIPNIGLTLKLITDQIKDVQVIATGSSAFELSSKVNEPLTGRKYEFMLYPLSFSEMVQHHGLLEEKRLLEHRLIYGYYPEIVTKRGEEKELLKLLANSYLYKDLLMLEQINKPALLEKLLRALALQLGSEVSYNELSQTVGSDNKTVEKYIDLLEKAFVIFRLPAFSRNVRNEIKKGKKIYFYDCGIRNAIINDFRTLSSRSDVGALWENFVIMERVKYLRYSNKDIRQYFWRTTQQQEIDLIEEDGQQISAFEIKWNHKQKARFPQTFTENYPGTNTKVVTSENIEELFGEIENSIVS